One stretch of Hevea brasiliensis isolate MT/VB/25A 57/8 chromosome 12, ASM3005281v1, whole genome shotgun sequence DNA includes these proteins:
- the LOC110647327 gene encoding uncharacterized protein LOC110647327 isoform X2, whose product MGPVNGQIPSMRQPDFSKISKPSNMMKNSISLLWQCILGEAIINLADYADALNPSVIALPLHGCDSGTILHVTVQLLTSKTGFREFEQQREIRERGLQTDQNSPDESSGPKVSSSEVSEQIDKVNKRVRFKEKSKDLASVEEEVGPNEECADSAVGFDGSSNTAESLYAEKHETSSTHEIDSLRSIVSGDLAGFSLGQSPQLEKGDPSDHRFSVQGTNDWVHGWSSDYSVDGDLAAAYEENSRLRGSLEVAQSSIHELKLEVSSLQSHADDIGHEAQKFAKQLAAEIVSGEELVKEVSVLKSECSKLKGDLEQLKISKLCPPFSSRGASEPEQDHIFQDLQLRWLKGLLDMEDKIRELQNKTCFGYDKKDFIFVHSGMETLLGILNNLKQASGLAVSSLNLKPSEEVSMEEIKEMSSHKNGQFATGTGFDVDLYQPELGMLHCLNIPGLISHEADAVDTINAMKSKIFELLRELDESKAEWESLAKKMDQMECYYEALVRELEENQSQMLHELQSLRNEHSTCLYTVSSAKAEMESTCQDLNNQILRLAEDKHDIDSLNKELERRAVTAEAALKRARLNYSIAVDQLQKDLELLSFQVLSMYETNENLIRQAFVYSSQESVQGFDSGEYGAKLLQFQNQSDGLRKQQLGGDSLLDDLKRSLHLREGLYQKVEEEVCEMHFVNIYLDVLSRALQETLLCSNEDVKLMNEEVNELKQQLVLSAESKALLMQKLQTAMDDVHFLNEYKANCIAKCDDITQQKQCLEVSLQNVTHDNHHLVQKITQLEAQVIQYRGFESKYEACSSENADLACLLEKKTLENGILQRENFSLQDELKTIKTEFDELASQKQNLQNFVNFMQCKLQNLLASNDNKNITGLPPLSESDNPDLLSRDLIGVVMQLEELQHNACERILQLVEEKKCLMHERDVAQLSTIAAESEITMLKQKFEHEIMKMVDKLDVSNALLQKLQLYIDTFANRLEVSSKIEERFTEQHNELFSDLDRLEVGLEELTSKNRDLAHEILVLETVTATELTKENHALTASLQDKNEECIKLASELKILKESLQSLYDENQALMASSRDKTEESVWLASGLSNIGNNLQSLIDENQALSISSLDKAAEAANLDENQALMMPSLDKTEESVKLALELGSLKQSLQSLHNEKKTWIASMEESARLATELNHLKESLQSLHHENQALVASSQDKTEESAKLALELSCLKESLRCLNDEKQTLITSLQNKIEESANLALELNHFKEALKSLDDEKQALMATLQDKTEETSKLASELNSLKESLQTLHDENEVLVAYSLGKSEESAKIESELNSLKECLQSLHNENQALMLSSRDKTNECVQLASELNRLGESLQSIHDQLEEERSLRESLEGKITDQTSKLNEKEFQLLHLKKLVSDLELDKLRVCNLLSHYDDSLKSTREECSSLAGLESELSEMHELLIAADVKLIFTKTQCEWRAGELVLLLSTSDRHLAELQKKHIDVETTLNRCLASEAQYIEENANLLTSLNSIRSAIEAYINENRLLLEANRVTAAELEEYKYRDQNVGLRDFEDKSQHCLEVERLKHALLSSEEEIDSLMFSKEELEVKVLVLKAKLDEQQDQIISMEGYSDELMMLRKQCNELTRRLTEQILKTEEFRNLSVHLKELKDKADAECIQARAKREPEALPVAMQESLRIAFIKEQYETRLQELKQQLSISRKHSEEMLWKLQDAIDEIENRKKSEACHLKKNEELGMKILELEAELQSLLSDKHERMNAYDLMKAEMECSLISLECCKEEKQKLQACLQECNQEKSKIAVELAQMKELMENSKLAMNIQEERNDGFCKVDCMSSDESVFRNVYHENPIADASIFGRRSVDAAPTYGPTRDASLKCFKQDSSRNFEEAECSSPASINTVDQANTLINMQLDQDVLVSSGVNGIQSPIFLNQDKLLHSDMKHLALINEHFRAKSLKSSMDHLSNELERMKNENSLLQDDHDFHQKFPTIRREFMQLQKANEELGSMFPLFNEFPGRGNALERVLALEIELAEALQGKKRSSIHFQSSFLKQHSDEEAVFKSFRDINELIKDMLELKGRYTAVETELKEMHDRYSQLSLQFAEVEGERQKLLMTLKNVRASNKAVHLNRSSSASIGDHSL is encoded by the exons ATGGGACCTGTAAATGGGCAGATCCCATCTATGAGACAACCAGACTTCTCCAAGATATCAAAACCAAGCAATATGATGAAAAACTCTATAAGCTTGTTATGGCAATG TATACTTGGTGAGGCTATCATCAACCTTGCTGATTATGCTGATGCATTAAATCCTTCTGTCATTGCTCTGCCTCTTCATGGATGTGACTCTGGCACTATTTTACAT GTCACTGTGCAGCtgcttacttctaaaactggtttTAG AGAGTTTGAGCAGCAGAGAGAAATTAGAGAAAGGGGATTACAGACTGACCAAAATAGTCCTGATGAATCTTCTGGCCCAAAAGTATCATCTTCAGAAGTCAGTGAACAGATAGATAAG GTAAATAAAAGAGTTAGATTCAAAGAAAAATCTAAAGATCTTGCTtcagttgaggaagaggtggggCCAAATGAAGAATGTGCAGATTCAGCTGTAGGATTTGATGGCTCTTCCAATACTGCAGAAAGTTTATACGCTGAGAAGCATGAAACCTCCAGCACACATGAAATTGACAGCCTTAGGAGTATTGTCTCTGGTGATTTAGCTGGATTTTCCCTGGGTCAAAGTCCTCAGCTGGAGAAGGGGGATCCTTCTGATCATCGGTTTTCTGTGCAGGGAACCAATGACTGGGTTCATGGCTGGAGTTCAGACTATTCTGTCGACGGTGACTTGGCAGCAGCTTATGAAGAGAATAGTAGGCTTAGAGGAAGCTTGGAAGTAGCTCAGTCATCTATTCATGAGCTTAAATTGGAGGTAAGCTCATTACAGAGTCATGCTGATGACATAGGTCATGAAGCACAGAAATTTGCTAAGCAACTTGCTGCTGAGATTGTTTCTGGAGAGGAGCTGGTAAAAGAGGTATCTGTGCTGAAATCAGAGTGTTCAAAGTTGAAAGGTGATCTTGAACAGCTAAAGATTTCTAAATTATGCCCTCCATTTAGCAGCAGGGGAGCTTCTGAGCCAGAACAGGATCACATATTTCAAGATTTACAGCTCAGATGGCTAAAGGGGCTTTTGGACATGGAGGATAAAATAAGAGAGCTTCAAAATAAGACATGCTTTGGCTATGACAAAAAGGACTTCATATTCGTTCATTCAGGCATGGAGACATTGCTTGGTATCTTGAATAATCTCAAACAAGCAAGTGGACTAGCAGTTTCCAGTCTCAACTTGAAACCCTCAGAAGAAGTGAGCATGGAGGAGATTAAAGAAATGAGTTCACATAAAAATGGCCAGTTTGCAACAGGTACAGGGTTTGATGTGGACTTATATCAACCGGAGCTCGGTATGCTTCATTGTCTTAACATACCTGGCCTGATTTCTCATGAAGCTGATGCTGTAGATACAATCAATGCAATGAAAAGCAAGATTTTTGAGCTTTTGAGAGAGTTGGATGAGTCAAAAGCAGAATGGGAGAGCCTTGCCAAGAAAATGGACCAGATGGAGTGCTACTATGAAGCCCTTGTCCGGGAACTCGAGGAAAATCAGAGTCAGATGCTGCATGAGTTGCAAAGTCTCAGAAATGAGCACTCAACTTGCTTGTATACAGTTTCGTCCGCTAAGGCTGAGATGGAGTCTACTTGCCAAGACCTGAATAATCAGATATTAAGACTTGCTGAAGACAAACATGATATAGATTCCCTCAACAAAGAGCTTGAAAGAAGGGCTGTGACTGCAGAAGCAGCACTCAAACGGGCACGTTTGAACTACTCTATCGCTGTGGACCAGTTACAGAAGGACCTTGAACTGCTTTCTTTCCAGGTTTTGTCTATGTATGAGACTAATGAGAATCTCATAAGGCAAGCCTTTGTATATTCTTCACAAGAAAGTGTTCAAGGATTTGATTCGGGGGAATATGGAGCAAAACTCTTGCAATTTCAAAATCAATCTGATGGCTTAAGGAAACAGCAGTTGGGTGGAGATTCTCTTCTAGATGACTTGAAGAGATCACTCCACTTACGGGAAGGTCTTTACCAGAAGGTTGAAGAAGAAGTTTGTGAAATGCATTTTGTGAATATCTACTTGGATGTGCTTTCAAGGGCTCTCCAGGAAACTTTGCTCTGTTCAAATGAAGATGTAAAGCTTATGAATGAGGAAGTAAATGAGCTTAAGCAGCAGCTAGTGCTTTCAGCTGAGTCAAAGGCATTACTGATGCAAAAGTTGCAGACTGCAATGGATGATGTTCACTTTCTCAATGAGTACAAGGCTAATTGCATTGCTAAGTGTGATGATATAACTCAACAAAAACAATGTTTGGAGGTGAGTTTACAAAATGTGACCCATGACAATCATCATCTTGTGCAGAAGATTACTCAATTGGAAGCTCAGGTGATTCAATACAGAGGCTTTGAGAGCAAGTATGAGGCGTGTTCTTCAGAGAATGCAGATTTGGCATGCTTGTTGGAAAAGAAAACCCTAGAAAATGGGATTCTTCAACGTGAGAACTTCTCTTTGCAGGATGAGTTGAAAACTATCAAAACTGAGTTTGATGAGCTGGCTTCTCAGAAGCAAAACCTGcagaattttgtcaattttatgcaatgtaaattgcagaacttACTGGCATCCAATGACAACAAAAATATCACTGGATTGCCTCCCTTGAGTGAATCTGACAATCCGGATTTGCTGTCCAGGGACTTAATTGGTGTTGTAATGCAATTGGAAGAGCTTCAGCATAATGcatgtgaaaggattctccaacTTGTAGAAGAGAAGAAATGTCTAATGCATGAAAGAGATGTTGCACAACTGTCCACTATTGCAGCTGAATCTGAGATTACAATGTTGAAGCAGAAGTTtgaacatgaaataatgaagatgGTGGATAAATTAGATGTGTCGAATGCGTTGCTGCAGAAGCTTCAATTATATATTGACACTTTTGCTAACAGACTTGAGGTTAGCTCCAAAATTGAAGAAAGATTCACAGAGCAGCACAATGAGCTTTTCTCTGATCTTGATCGTCTAGAAGTTGGGCTAGAAGAACTTACTTCTAAGAATAGGGACCTTGCTCATGAAATCTTAGTATTAGAGACCGTGACGGCAACAGAACTCACCAAGGAAAACCATGCTTTAACAGCATCTTTGCAGGATAAAAATGAGGAATGCATCAAGCTTGCATCAGAACTGAAGATCTTGAAAGAAAGTTTGCAATCTCTGTATGATGAAAATCAGGCTTTGATGGCATCTTCAAGGGATAAAACAGAGGAGTCTGTATGGCTTGCATCAGGGTTAAGCAATATAGGAAATAACTTGCAATCTCTAATTGATGAAAACCAAGCTTTGAGTATATCTTCACTTGATAAAGCTGCAGAAGCTGCCAACCTTGATGAAAATCAGGCTTTGATGATGCCTTCACTGGATAAAACTGAGGAATCTGTCAAACTTGCATTGGAGCTTGGCAGTTTGAAGCAAAGCTTGCAGTCTCTACATaatgaaaagaaaacttggatTGCGTCAATGGAAGAATCTGCCAGGCTTGCAACAGAACTAAACCATTTGAAAGAAAGTTTGCAGTCTCTGCAtcatgaaaatcaagctttggtgGCATCTTCACAGGATAAAACTGAAGAATCTGCCAAACTTGCATTGGAGCTTAGCTGTTTAAAAGAAAGTTTGCGGTGTCTAAATGACGAGAAACAAACTTTGATTACATCTTTACAAAATAAAATCGAGGAATCTGCTAATCTTGCATTGGAGCTAAACCATTTTAAAGAAGCTTTGAAATCTCTGGATGATGAAAAACAAGCTCTGATGGCTACTTTACAGGATAAAACTGAGGAAACTTCCAAGCTTGCATCAGAGCTTAACAGTTTGAAAGAGAGTTTGCAGACTCTGCATGATGAAAATGAAGTTTTGGTGGCGTACTCACTGGGCAAATCTGAGGAATCAGCCAAGATTGAATCAGAGTTAAATAGTTTGAAAGAATGTCTTCAATCTCTGCACAATGAAAACCAAGCTTTGATGCTGTCTTCACGGGATAAAACTAATGAGTGTGTTCAGCTTGCGTCAGAGCTGAACAGGCTGGGAGAGAGTTTGCAATCTATTCATGATCAATTGGAAGAAGAGAGGAGCTTGAGAGAGAGTTTAGAGGGTAAAATTACAGATCAAACTTCCAAATTAAATGAGAAGGAATTTCAGTTGCTCCATCTCAAGAAATTGGTGTCAGATCTAGAATTGGATAAATTGAGAGTTTGCAATCTTTTGTCTCACTATGATGACAGCCTCAAAAGTACTCGTGAAGAATGTTCTTCTCTTGCTGGTCTTGAATCTGAGTTAAGTGAAATGCATGAACTGTTAATAGCAGCAGATGTCAAACTAATTTTCACAAAAACTCAGTGTGAATGGAGGGCTGGAGAGCTGGTTTTGCTGCTTTCCACCTCGGATAGGCATCTTGCTGAACTTCAGAAGAAGCATATTGATGTAGAAACAACCCTAAATCGATGTCTTGCCAGTGAAGCCCAATACATTGAAGAGAATGCAAATCTGTTGACAAGTCTCAACTCCATTAGATCTGCGATAGAGGCATATATTAATGAAAATAGGTTACTTCTTGAGGCAAACAGAGTTACAGCAGCTGAGCTTGAGGAATACAAGTATCGGGATCAAAATGTTGGGCTTAGAGATTTTGAGGATAAAAGTCAGCATTGCCTAGAGGTTGAAAGGCTGAAGCATGCATTGTTGAGTTCTGAAGAAGAGATTGACAGTCTGATGTTCTCCAAGGAAGAACTGGAAGTCAAAGTTCTTGTACTCAAAGCCAAATTAGATGAGCAGCAAGATCAGATAATTTCAATGGAAGGATACAGTGATGAACTTATGATGCTGAGGAAACAGTGTAATGAACTCACCAGGAGGCTCACAGAACAGATTTTGAAGACAGAAGAGTTTAGAAACTTGTCTGTTCATTTGAAGGAGCTTAAAGACAAGGCTGATGCTGAGTGTATCCAGGCTCGTGCAAAAAGAGAACCTGAAGCTCTGCCAGTTGCTATGCAAGAGTCCTTGAGGATTGCATTTATCAAAGAGCAGTATGAAACAAGGCTGCAAGAACTGAAGCAGCAGCTGTCCATCTCCAGAAAGCATAGTGAAGAAATGTTGTGGAAATTGCAAGATGCCATTGATGAAATTGAGAACAGGAAGAAATCTGAAGCCTGCCATCTTAAGAAAAATGAAGAACTGGGAATGAAGATCTTGGAATTGGAGGCTGAATTACAATCATTGCTTTCTGACAAGCATGAAAGAATGAATGCTTATGACCTGATGAAAGCTGAGATGGAATGTTCATTAATAAGCCTAGAGTGCTGCAAAGAAGAAAAGCAAAAACTTCAGGCATGTTTGCAAGAATGCAATCAGGAAAAGTCTAAAATTGCAGTTGAACTTGCTCAGATGAAAGAATTGATGGAGAATTCGAAATTGGCCATGAATATTCAGGAGGAAAGAAATGATGGATTCTGCAAAGTGGATTGCATGTCTTCTGATGAGTCAGTTTTCAGAAATGTCTACCATGAGAATCCCATTGCTGATGCGTCAATCTTTGGAAGAAGAAGTGTAGATGCAGCTCCTACATATGGTCCAACTAGGGACGCAAGTCTCAAGTGCTTCAAACAGGATAGTTCAAGGAATTTTGAAGAAGCTGAATGTTCATCCCCAGCTTCCATTAACACAGTTGACCAAGCAAACACACTCATTAATATGCAACTGGACCAG GATGTTCTTGTATCTAGTGGTGTGAATGGAATTCAAAGTCCCATATTCCTAAATCAAGACAAGTTGCTGCATAGTGACATGAAGCATTTAGCTCTTATCAATGAACATTTCAGAGCCAAAAGTTTAAAGTCTAGCATGGACCACTTGAGTAATGAG TTGGAGAGGATGAAAAATGAGAATTCACTTCTGCAAGATGATCAtgattttcaccaa